The proteins below are encoded in one region of Triticum aestivum cultivar Chinese Spring chromosome 1B, IWGSC CS RefSeq v2.1, whole genome shotgun sequence:
- the LOC123079874 gene encoding protein FAR1-RELATED SEQUENCE 5, whose amino-acid sequence MAQPDEGNEALDRETTSLPTATPIRQFPTTETNGQPSMSSTPAASAPESSLPTATPTMQLPRTETNGQPRMSNTPVNNQDIQDADNTPRVGKCFQSEEEAYQFYNSYAQTKGFSIRKCHLKFRADGTLSSRYFVCSKAGVKNANPTHVAKKEQAISRTNCMARVQFRINQEGIWIAQKVTLDHNHQLVSPDKRHMLRSQRQLLDADRHMIKQMRTSGIKQAEIYDFCELWYGKDAIPFLQMDCNNYLRSERSKYLETKDAQTLMEYLKNKQAEDPSFFYAMQLDDDDGTIMNIFWTDGQAIMDYSVFGDALSFDTTFSTNKFQMPFAPFIGVNHHKQTILFGAALLSNESADTFEWVFRTFLQAMSGKQPETIFTDQCAAIINAIGRVFPRTRHRLCLWHLYQNAAKHLSQVISDNDNFLKEFKRCVYEDRSLAHFENRWHELLLKYQIEDNSWIRNLYKLREKWATIYRRDSFSAYMTSTQRSEGMNNVFKKTFRKRLCLSELIEAYDKCIARLRRKEKYEDYKSRHTIPVPCLPNLPLLKTAAESYTRTLYSEFQEEFKKQFSLSCIFLSTDGTISTYKVTSFEYKNDEAIVAFNPATLEISCSCKLYGCVGILCKHAHKVFTCCNIIILPSQYISNRWTKYAKQEIFTSKLNCNDSLESMFAHTSRKMISLALKCKTSKEVLTHLNNGIDKLALEALELLSNLNLGEDEDSKSSSEMTGYVAKTMVPFRAPERIKGSKQKRSKDVLEGAKKGKGTNYPAKESVFVPSAAGPSEYDFGGTINPSISMAFGEYPSFLGQPIQGEFTRLLLEAHGDGTTPPAARQLDFNGGASTSRFQP is encoded by the exons ATGGCGCAGCCCGACGAGGGCAACGAGGCACTGGATCGGGAGACCACCTCTCTGCCCACGGCTACTCCAATCAGG CAATTTCCGACGACTGAGACTAATGGCCAGCCCTCGATGAGCAGCACACCGGCGGCCTCTGCTCCAGAATCCTCTCTGCCCACAGCTACTCCAACCATG CAATTGCCAAGAACTGAGACTAATGGCCAGCCGAGAATGAGCAACACACCAGTGAATAATCAAGACATACAAGATGCAGATAATACTCCAAGAGTTGGGAAGTGCTTTCAGTCAGAAGAAGAGGCGTACCAATTTTACAATTCTTATGCTCAAACCAAGGGATTTAGCATTAGGAAGTGCCACTTGAAGTTTAGAGCAGATGGGACTTTAAGTTCCAGATATTTTGTTTGTAGCAAGGCAGGTGTGAAAAATGCTAATCCAACACATGTGGCCAAGAAAGAACAAGCTATTTCGAGGACTAATTGTATGGCTCGAGTTCAATTCCGCATCAATCAAGAGGGAATTTGGATTGCTCAGAAAGTTACGCTCGACCACAATCACCAGCTTGTAAGTCCAGATAAGAGGCACATGCTTAGATCTCAGCGTCAACTCTTAGATGCCGATCGCCACATGATTAAGCAAATGAGGACATCGGGAATTAAACAAGCCGAAATATATGATTTTTGCGAGCTTTGGTATGGTAAAGATGCTATACCCTTCTTGCAAATGGATTGCAACAATTATTTGCGAAGTGAGCGCTCAAAGTATTTGGAAACCAAAGATGCACAAACATTAATGGAGTATCTAAAGAACAAGCAAGCTGAGGACCCTTCGTTTTTCTATGCCATGCAgttagatgatgatgatggtacAATAATGAACATCTTTTGGACTGATGGACAAGCTATCATGGACTATTCTGTCTTTGGAGATGCCCTTTCCTTTGACACCACATTTTCAACAAATAAGTTTCAAATGCCATTTGCTCCGTTTATTGGTGTTAATCATCACAAGCAGACTATTCTTTTTGGTGCAGCACTACTATCTAATGAATCTGCAGATACCTTTGAGTGGGTTTTTAGAACCTTTCTACAAGCTATGTCTGGTAAGCAGCCTGAAACAATATTCACCGATCAATGTGCCGCCATTATAAATGCTATTGGAAGGGTTTTCCCAAGAACACGACATCGTCTTTGTTTATGGCATTTGTATCAAAATGCTGCAAAACATCTAAGTCAAGTAATCAGCGACAATGATAATTTTCTTAAAGAATTCAAAAGGTGTGTGTATGAAGATAGATCACTGGCACATTTTGAGAATAGATGGCATGAGCTATTGCTTAAGTATCAGATTGAGGATAATTCTTGGATAAGAAATCTGTACAAGTTGCGTGAGAAGTGGGCTACTATCTATCGGCGGGATTCTTTTAGTGCATATATGACATCAACCCAAAGGAGTGAAGGAATGAACAACGTGTTCAAGAAAACTTTCCGCAAAAGGCTTTGTCTTTCTGAATTGATAGAAGCATATGATAAGTGCATTGCTCGTCTTCGCCGGAAAGAAAAATACGAAGACTACAAGTCACGCCATACCATTCCAGTACCCTGCCTACCAAACCTACCTTTGTTGAAGACTGCGGCTGAATCATATACTAGGACACTCTATTCTGAGTTTCAAGAGGAATTTAAGAAGCAATTCAGTTTATCATGTATTTTCCTGAGCACCGATGGCACAATTAGCACTtacaaggtgacatctttcgagtacAAGAATGATGAAGCCATAGTGGCTTTCAACCCAGCTACTTTGGAGATATCTTGTTCATGCAAATTGTATGGTTGTGTAG GTATATTGTGCAAGCACGCTCATAAGGTTTTCACATGCTGCAACATCATCATCCTGCCAAGTCAGTACATATCGAACAGATGGACGAAGTATGCAAAACAAGAAATTTTTACATCAAAACTGAATTGCAATGATAGCTTAGAATCCATGTTTGCACATACTAGTCGAAAGATGATTTCACTTGCATTGAAGTGCAAAACATCAAAGGAGGTTCTTACACATCTCAACAATGGTATTGATAAGTTGGCTTTGGAAGCACTAGAATTACTTAGCAATTTAAACTTGGGTGAAGATGAGGACTCTAAAAGTTCCTCCGAAATGACTGGATATGTTGCAAAAACAATGGTGCCATTTAGAGCTCCTGAACGAATAAAAGGTTCAAAGCAAAAAAGATCAAAAGATGTGCTAGAGGGAgcaaagaaag GAAAAGGTACAAACTATCCAGCAAAGGAGTCCGTGTTTGTTCCGTCCGCAGCTGGCCCTTCGGAATATGATTTTGGTGGTACTATAAATCCATCAATATCCATGGCATTTGGAGAGTATCCATCATTTTTAGGTCAACCTATCCAAGGAGAATTCACAAGACTATTGCTTGAGGCTCATGGAGATGGCACAACACCGCCGGCCGCTCGTCAACTGGATTTCAACGGTGGTGCTAGTACATCAAGGTTTCAGCCGTGA
- the LOC123138832 gene encoding GDSL esterase/lipase At5g45910 has translation MATMRAALLGAVVLLCALRHGGAQRYEAIYSFGDSISDTGNLCVGGCPSWLTTGQSPYGETFFKRPTGRCSDGRVIVDFLAEHFGLPLLPASKAGGDFKKGANMAIIGATTMDFGFFQSIGLSDKIWNNGPLDTQIQWFRKLLPSACGKDCKRHLSKSLFVVGEFGGNDYNAALFSGRSMADVRGYVPRVVSHIVRGLENMIRLGAMDVVVPGVLPIGCFPIYLTLYGTSNAGDYDGDGCLKSYNELSTHHNSLLRRSLGNLQKTYPRTRIMYADFYAQVIQMIRAPQNFGLKYGLKVCCGAGGQGKYNYNNKARCGMSGASACSDPQNYLIWDGIHLTEAAYRSIANGWLKGPYCSPRILH, from the exons ATGGCGACGATGAGAGCCGCGCTGCTTGGCGCCGTGGTGCTACTGTGCGCGCTCCGTCACGGCGGGGCGCAGCGGTACGAGGCCATCTACAGCTTCGGCGACTCCATCTCCGACACCGGCAACCTCTGCGTCGGCGGCTGCCCGTCGTGGCTCACCACGGGGCAGTCGCCCTACGGGGAGACCTTCTTCAAGCGCCCCACCGGCCGCTGCTCCGACGGCCGCGTCATCGTCGACTTCCTCG CTGAGCACTTTGGGCTGCCGCTGCTGCCGGCGTCCAAGGCCGGCGGCGACTTCAAGAAGGGCGCCAACATGGCGATCATCGGCGCCAccaccatggacttcggcttcttcCAGTCCATCGGCCTCAGCGACAAGATTTGGAACAACGGGCCCCTGGACACCCAGATCCAGTGGTTCCGGAAGCTCCTGCCGTCCGCCTGCGGCAAAGACTGCAAGAGGCATCTCTCCAAGTCCCTGTTCGTGGTGGGCGAGTTCGGCGGCAACGACTACAACGCGGCGCTCTTCTCCGGCCGGAGCATGGCCGACGTGAGGGGCTACGTGCCGCGGGTCGTCAGTCACATCGTCCGTGGCCTCGAG AACATGATCAGACTGGGCGCGATGGACGTGGTGGTGCCGGGGGTGCTCCCCATCGGGTGCTTCCCGATCTACCTGACCCTCTACGGCACCTCCAACGCCGGCGACTACGACGGCGATGGGTGCCTCAAGAGCTACAACGAGCTCTCCACCCACCACAACTCGCTGCTCCGGCGGAGCCTCGGCAACCTCCAGAAGACCTACCCCCGCACCAGGATCATGTACGCCGACTTCTACGCGCAGGTCATCCAGATGATACGGGCCCCTCAGAATTTCG GCCTCAAGTACGGGCTGAAGGTGTGCTGCGGAGCCGGCGGGCAGGGcaagtacaactacaacaacaAGGCGAGGTGCGGCATGTCCGGGGCGAGCGCCTGCTCCGACCCGCAGAACTACCTCATCTGGGACGGCATCCACCTCACCGAGGCGGCATACCGTTCGATCGCCAACGGGTGGCTCAAGGGGCCTTACTGCAGCCCCCGCATCCTGCACTGA